The proteins below come from a single Gossypium raimondii isolate GPD5lz chromosome 2, ASM2569854v1, whole genome shotgun sequence genomic window:
- the LOC105788417 gene encoding malate dehydrogenase, chloroplastic — protein MATTSAATFSIGSTVSFGRRGSPPPLTKPSAARCTSQNSLASFSGLKAATSVNCDSESSFLGKESSAALRGSFARKAQKPNQSSHHGLQLQASYKVAILGAAGGIGQPLALLIKMSPLVSALNLYDIANVKGVAADLSHCNTPSQVLDFTGASELGNCLKGVNVVVIPAGVPRKPGMTRDDLFNINANIVKTLVEAVADNCPDAFIHVISNPVNSTVPIAAEVLKQKGVYDPKKLFGVTTLDVVRANTFVAEKKNLKLIDVDVPVIGGHAGITILPLLSKTKPSVRFSDEEVEQLTIRIQNAGTEVVEAKAGAGSATLSMAYAAARFVESSLRALDGDGDVYECSFVQSDLTDLPFFASRVKLGRKGIEAMIPSDLQGLSEYEEKALEALKPELKASIEKGIAFAQKQPVTA, from the coding sequence ATGGCGACAACATCAGCAGCTACATTCTCGATCGGATCGACTGTCTCCTTTGGAAGAAGGGGGAGTCCACCTCCTCTAACAAAACCTTCTGCTGCAAGGTGCACCTCACAGAATTCACTTGCAAGTTTCAGTGGCCTCAAGGCAGCAACATCTGTGAACTGTGATTCTGAGTCCTCCTTCCTTGGCAAAGAAAGCAGTGCAGCTCTTAGGGGCTCTTTCGCACGGAAAGCACAGAAGCCAAACCAGAGTTCTCACCATGGCTTACAGCTTCAAGCATCTTACAAAGTGGCAATACTTGGAGCTGCTGGAGGGATTGGTCAGCCACTGGCACTTCTAATCAAGATGTCCCCGCTAGTTTCAGCCCTGAACCTCTATGATATAGCAAATGTCAAGGGAGTGGCCGCAGATCTCAGTCACTGCAATACTCCTTCTCAAGTTCTGGATTTCACTGGTGCTTCTGAATTAGGAAATTGTTTGAAAGGTGTGAATGTGGTGGTTATTCCTGCTGGTGTTCCAAGAAAGCCCGGTATGACTCGTGATGACCTCTTCAATATCAATGCCAACATTGTTAAGACTTTGGTTGAGGCTGTTGCTGATAATTGTCCCGATGCCTTCATCCATGTTATTAGCAATCCGGTTAACTCCACAGTACCAATTGCTGCTGAAGTTCTGAAGCAGAAGGGTGTTTATGATCCAAAGAAGCTTTTTGGTGTTACCACATTGGATGTTGTGAGAGCTAACACATTCGTTGCTGAGAAGAAAAACCTTAAGCTCATCGATGTGGATGTTCCTGTTATAGGTGGACATGCTGGTATCACCATTTTACCCCTGCTGTCGAAGACGAAACCTTCTGTTAGGTTTTCGGATGAAGAAGTGGAGCAATTAACTATCAGGATTCAAAATGCTGGGACAGAGGTTGTAGAAGCAAAGGCAGGTGCAGGGTCAGCCACCCTGTCCATGGCATATGCGGCTGCAAGATTCGTTGAATCATCCCTTCGTGCTCTAGATGGAGATGGGGATGTCTATGAGTGCTCTTTTGTGCAATCAGATCTGACTGATCTTCCGTTCTTTGCATCTCGGGTTAAGCTTGGAAGAAAAGGGATTGAAGCAATGATTCCATCTGATCTTCAAGGATTATCCGAGTATGAAGAGAAGGCTTTGGAAGCTCTTAAACCAGAACTGAAGGCTAGCATTGAGAAGGGAATTGCATTTGCGCAGAAGCAACCAGTTACAGCATGA